One Sinorhizobium mexicanum genomic region harbors:
- a CDS encoding aldolase/citrate lyase family protein, whose translation MPAPKNPFKAAIRENRFQLGLWVALASPYAAEVVADSGYDWLLIDGEHAPNDLPLLSAQFRAISGRGSHPIVRLPVGDTALIKQALDTGVQTLLIPMVDSVEQAQQLVRAVRYPPHGIRGVGAALGRASNFGRIGDYLKTANEEICLILQIESRKGLDAIDEIAALDGVDGLFIGPADLAADMGHLGNSGHPEVRAAIVDAFARIKRAGKARGIMTLDLVQARDYRDLGADFMAIGTDVTLLVSATERLREEFSGEQQTSRPPSGY comes from the coding sequence ATGCCCGCCCCGAAAAACCCCTTTAAAGCGGCGATCCGCGAAAATCGTTTCCAGCTCGGCCTGTGGGTGGCGCTGGCGAGCCCCTACGCCGCCGAAGTCGTGGCTGACAGTGGCTACGATTGGCTGCTGATCGACGGCGAACACGCGCCGAACGATCTGCCGCTTCTTTCGGCGCAGTTCCGCGCGATCTCCGGGCGCGGCAGCCATCCGATCGTTCGTCTTCCCGTCGGCGATACGGCGCTTATCAAGCAGGCGCTCGACACTGGCGTTCAGACGCTGCTCATCCCGATGGTCGATAGCGTCGAGCAGGCGCAGCAATTGGTCCGCGCCGTCCGTTATCCGCCGCACGGCATTCGCGGCGTCGGCGCCGCGCTTGGCCGTGCCTCGAATTTCGGGCGGATTGGCGACTATCTGAAGACCGCCAACGAGGAGATCTGCCTCATCCTGCAGATCGAGAGCCGCAAGGGATTGGACGCAATCGATGAGATCGCTGCGCTCGATGGGGTCGACGGCCTCTTCATCGGTCCGGCCGACCTCGCCGCCGACATGGGCCACCTCGGCAACTCGGGTCATCCGGAAGTCCGGGCCGCCATCGTCGATGCTTTTGCGCGCATCAAGCGTGCCGGCAAGGCGCGCGGCATCATGACCCTCGATCTCGTCCAGGCACGTGATTATCGCGATCTCGGCGCCGATTTCATGGCCATCGGCACCGATGTCACGCTCCTCGTCAGCGCGACTGAGCGCCTGCGCGAGGAATTTTCAGGCGAGCAACAGACCTCGAGACCACCATCCGGCTACTGA
- a CDS encoding GntR family transcriptional regulator, with protein sequence MAKQNTVFKDAFNRCLKLLAETSTLPSEPELGQVLGVSRTTVRAILARCEELKLIIWDKRRKIVLRRPEPSDYFPTEETNSLAEIIERSFMRRILAGGAEPGMQINELELAREIGTGTTSVREFLIRFSRFGLIEKRPNSHWVLKGFTREFALELTEVREMFELRSAASFVDLPEDHPAWEELKTIEAVHRAILADIDKRYKEFSELDERFHLLVHKSSSNRFIIDFYDIIAIVFHYHYQWNKANSRERNARALEEHLAYIAALQSRDPKQVDQACRRHLKSARETLLQSIP encoded by the coding sequence ATGGCGAAGCAGAACACCGTTTTCAAGGATGCCTTCAATCGCTGCCTGAAGCTCTTGGCGGAGACCTCCACGCTGCCGTCCGAGCCCGAACTCGGGCAGGTGCTCGGGGTAAGCCGCACCACCGTCCGCGCCATTCTCGCCCGCTGCGAGGAACTCAAGCTGATCATCTGGGACAAGCGCCGGAAAATCGTGCTGCGCCGTCCCGAACCCTCCGACTATTTTCCGACGGAAGAGACCAATTCGCTTGCGGAAATCATCGAACGCAGTTTCATGCGCCGGATTCTGGCCGGCGGCGCCGAACCCGGTATGCAGATCAACGAGCTCGAACTCGCGCGCGAAATCGGCACCGGCACGACGAGCGTGCGCGAGTTCCTGATCCGCTTCAGCCGCTTCGGCCTGATCGAGAAGCGACCGAACAGCCACTGGGTGCTGAAGGGCTTTACCCGCGAGTTCGCGCTCGAACTGACGGAAGTGCGGGAAATGTTCGAGCTCAGGTCCGCGGCGAGTTTCGTCGACCTGCCGGAGGACCACCCGGCCTGGGAAGAGCTGAAGACGATCGAGGCCGTGCACCGCGCGATCCTTGCCGATATCGACAAACGCTACAAGGAATTCTCCGAGCTCGACGAGCGCTTTCACCTGCTGGTGCATAAATCATCCAGCAACCGTTTCATCATCGATTTCTACGACATCATCGCGATCGTCTTCCACTATCACTATCAGTGGAACAAGGCCAACTCGCGGGAGCGCAATGCGCGCGCACTCGAAGAGCATCTCGCCTATATCGCCGCACTCCAGTCGCGCGACCCGAAGCAGGTGGACCAGGCTTGCCGTCGGCATTTGAAATCGGCGCGGGAGACGTTGCTGCAATCAATTCCGTAG
- a CDS encoding UxaA family hydrolase, giving the protein MSAPSSILLSPEDNVAVATFPIEAGQPLPGGARAKVRIEPGHKVAVRAIGSGEPVIKYAQAIGRATSDIGAGDHVHSHNLAFDQDRLAIGAAVAPESASAADKARTFLGYRRDDGRAATRNYIGIVASVNCSTTVCRAIADEANRRILPRYEGIDGFVPIVHDQGCGMSSTGDGMKNLHRTLAGYARHVNFGGVLMVGLGCEVNQLTLYGQSGSGAEKRHFNIQEAGGSRRSVERALGVLDEIAQEVATARRVPIPVSEIIVGLQCGGSDGLSGVTANPALGAAVDILAGAGGTAILSETSEIYGAEHLLRSRAVNEDVGVKLDSLISWWENYVALHGASLDNNPSPGNKRGGLTTILEKSLGAVAKGGRSPLTAVYNYAERVTEHGLVFMDTPGYDPVSATGQVAGGANVIAFTTGRGSCFGCRPAPSIKLTSNTPLYRAMEEDMDIDCGVIASGEATIAGLGREIFELIIDTASGRKTKSELFGYGDNEFVPWHLGATL; this is encoded by the coding sequence TTGTCCGCCCCGTCTTCAATCCTTCTTTCGCCGGAGGACAATGTCGCCGTAGCGACCTTTCCGATCGAGGCAGGGCAGCCGCTTCCGGGCGGCGCCAGGGCCAAGGTGCGGATCGAGCCCGGGCACAAGGTGGCGGTGCGGGCGATCGGAAGCGGCGAGCCGGTGATCAAGTACGCCCAGGCGATCGGTCGTGCGACCAGCGACATCGGCGCGGGAGATCACGTGCATTCGCACAACCTCGCCTTCGACCAGGACCGTCTTGCGATCGGCGCCGCCGTTGCGCCCGAATCCGCAAGCGCCGCCGACAAGGCGCGGACGTTCCTCGGTTACCGCAGGGACGACGGACGGGCCGCCACACGCAACTATATCGGCATCGTCGCCAGCGTGAACTGTTCCACCACGGTCTGTCGCGCCATCGCCGACGAGGCCAACCGGCGCATTCTGCCGCGATATGAGGGCATCGATGGCTTCGTGCCGATCGTGCATGATCAGGGCTGCGGCATGTCGTCCACCGGCGACGGAATGAAGAACCTGCACCGGACGCTTGCCGGCTATGCCCGCCACGTCAATTTCGGCGGCGTGCTGATGGTCGGACTCGGTTGCGAGGTCAACCAGCTGACGCTCTACGGCCAAAGCGGCTCCGGCGCCGAAAAGCGCCACTTCAACATCCAGGAGGCCGGCGGATCCCGCCGCTCTGTCGAGCGCGCGCTCGGCGTGCTTGATGAAATCGCCCAGGAAGTCGCGACAGCGCGGCGGGTGCCGATACCGGTCAGCGAGATCATTGTCGGCCTGCAATGCGGCGGCTCCGACGGTCTTTCGGGCGTCACGGCCAACCCCGCACTCGGCGCGGCGGTCGATATTCTCGCCGGTGCCGGCGGCACCGCGATCCTCTCGGAAACCTCGGAGATCTACGGCGCCGAACATCTCTTGCGCAGCCGCGCGGTCAATGAAGACGTGGGAGTGAAGCTCGACAGCTTGATTTCCTGGTGGGAAAACTACGTTGCGTTGCACGGGGCATCGCTCGACAACAATCCTTCGCCGGGCAACAAGCGCGGCGGCCTCACCACCATCCTGGAAAAGTCGCTCGGCGCGGTTGCGAAGGGCGGACGCTCGCCGTTGACGGCTGTCTACAATTACGCCGAACGCGTAACCGAGCACGGGCTGGTATTCATGGATACACCGGGCTACGATCCGGTTTCGGCAACCGGCCAGGTCGCCGGCGGTGCCAACGTCATTGCCTTTACCACTGGACGCGGCAGCTGTTTCGGCTGTCGCCCCGCGCCATCGATCAAGCTCACAAGCAACACGCCGCTTTATCGCGCCATGGAGGAAGACATGGACATCGATTGCGGTGTGATCGCTTCGGGGGAGGCGACCATCGCCGGGCTTGGCCGCGAAATCTTCGAACTGATCATCGATACCGCTTCCGGCCGCAAGACCAAGAGCGAACTGTTCGGCTACGGTGACAATGAATTCGTTCCCTGGCATCTGGGGGCGACACTCTGA
- a CDS encoding aldo/keto reductase, translating to MQTRKIGRTDLSVTEYSFGAAGLGGLYRECTREAAMATLDAAWAAGIRYFDVAPYYGLGLAERRVGDFLQDKPRDSFVLSTKVGRLLRPVPEADVPDYSYVKPLNFDVTFDYSYDAIMRSVEFSYARLGLNRIDILYVHDIGVYTHGAAKNAVFLRQLMDSGLKALEELKSNGVISAYGLGVNEVPVCLEVMRRADIDCILLAGRYTLLDRSAVAELLPLCEKKGTSLVVGGVFNSGILATGPVDGAHFDYMPASEDVRTRVAAMEKIARDRDMPLAAPALQFPLSNSQVASVLLGTAKPSSLERNMELTRRKIAAEEFAAFEPHTLVAPELGLEAVRA from the coding sequence ATGCAGACGAGAAAAATCGGCCGAACGGATCTCTCCGTGACCGAATACAGCTTCGGCGCGGCCGGGCTTGGCGGCCTCTATCGCGAATGCACGCGCGAAGCCGCAATGGCGACGCTCGATGCCGCCTGGGCCGCCGGCATACGCTATTTTGATGTAGCGCCTTATTACGGCTTGGGATTGGCCGAGCGGCGCGTCGGCGATTTCCTGCAGGACAAGCCGCGCGACAGCTTCGTGCTCTCGACAAAGGTTGGCCGCCTGCTTCGTCCGGTGCCGGAAGCCGACGTTCCCGACTATTCTTACGTCAAACCGCTGAATTTCGACGTCACCTTCGACTACAGCTATGACGCGATCATGCGGTCCGTCGAATTCAGCTATGCGCGCCTCGGTCTCAATCGCATCGACATCCTGTATGTCCATGACATCGGCGTCTACACCCACGGTGCCGCAAAGAATGCCGTGTTCTTGCGGCAACTGATGGATTCTGGCCTGAAGGCTCTGGAAGAGTTGAAATCGAACGGTGTCATCTCGGCCTATGGCTTGGGCGTCAACGAGGTGCCCGTCTGCCTTGAGGTCATGCGGCGGGCCGATATCGACTGCATCCTCCTGGCCGGGCGGTACACGCTTCTCGACCGCTCGGCGGTCGCCGAGTTGCTCCCTCTCTGCGAAAAGAAGGGGACGTCGCTCGTCGTTGGCGGCGTGTTCAATTCCGGCATTCTCGCCACCGGTCCGGTGGACGGCGCGCATTTCGACTACATGCCGGCGAGCGAAGATGTGCGAACGCGGGTTGCGGCGATGGAAAAAATCGCACGCGACCGCGACATGCCGCTTGCGGCACCCGCGCTCCAGTTTCCACTTTCCAATTCGCAGGTTGCGTCGGTTCTGCTCGGTACCGCGAAGCCTTCAAGCCTCGAGCGCAATATGGAACTCACCCGCCGCAAGATCGCTGCGGAAGAGTTCGCCGCCTTCGAACCTCACACGCTCGTCGCACCCGAACTCGGGCTCGAGGCGGTACGGGCCTGA
- a CDS encoding ABC transporter substrate-binding protein produces the protein MSITKHILSRRAFTALAGAAFLATMAPVASFAQDVTIPIIVKDTTSFYWQIVLAGARAAGKDLGVNVPELGAQSESDINGQISILENAVAGSPAAVVISPTEFKALGKPIDEAAKSVPIIGIDSAADSKAFTSFLTTDNVQGGRIAADGLAAAIKEATGKEEGEIAIITSLPGVGSLDQRRDGFLDQVKTKYPGFKVVADKYADGQATTGLNMMTDLITANPNLVGVFASNLIMAQGVGQAIAENKLGDKIKVIGFDSDEKTVGFLKEGVLAGLVVQDPYRMGYDGVKTALAVSKGEKVEANVDTGANLVTKANMAEPKIDALLNPKVN, from the coding sequence ATGAGCATCACAAAGCACATTCTATCCCGCCGTGCCTTCACGGCACTTGCCGGTGCCGCCTTCCTTGCGACGATGGCGCCGGTCGCGTCATTCGCCCAGGACGTCACGATCCCGATCATCGTGAAGGACACCACTTCCTTCTATTGGCAGATCGTTCTTGCGGGTGCGCGCGCCGCCGGTAAGGACCTCGGCGTGAACGTGCCGGAGCTTGGCGCCCAGTCTGAATCGGACATCAACGGCCAGATCAGCATTCTCGAAAACGCCGTCGCCGGCTCGCCGGCCGCGGTCGTGATCTCGCCGACCGAGTTCAAGGCGCTCGGCAAGCCGATCGACGAGGCAGCAAAATCGGTTCCGATCATCGGCATCGACTCGGCGGCTGATTCGAAGGCCTTCACCTCGTTCCTGACGACCGACAACGTCCAGGGCGGTCGCATCGCCGCGGATGGGCTCGCCGCGGCAATCAAGGAGGCGACAGGCAAAGAGGAAGGCGAAATCGCCATCATCACCAGCCTGCCGGGTGTCGGGTCTCTCGACCAGCGCCGCGACGGCTTCCTCGACCAGGTCAAGACCAAGTATCCGGGCTTCAAGGTCGTTGCCGACAAATATGCGGATGGCCAGGCCACGACCGGTCTCAACATGATGACCGACCTGATCACCGCCAACCCGAACCTCGTCGGCGTTTTCGCCTCCAACCTGATCATGGCGCAGGGCGTTGGCCAGGCGATCGCCGAGAACAAGCTCGGCGACAAGATCAAGGTGATCGGCTTCGACAGCGACGAAAAAACCGTCGGCTTCCTCAAGGAAGGCGTGCTCGCGGGTCTCGTCGTGCAGGATCCTTATCGCATGGGTTATGATGGCGTGAAGACGGCGCTTGCGGTTTCGAAGGGCGAGAAGGTCGAAGCGAACGTCGATACCGGCGCGAACCTCGTCACCAAGGCCAACATGGCCGAGCCGAAAATCGACGCGCTTTTGAACCCGAAGGTAAACTAG
- a CDS encoding sugar ABC transporter ATP-binding protein, whose product MIGLQEVGHRHALTTPAGHPVPKGEPILELHSLRKNYGAVEALKPATMTFLSGEVHAIVGENGAGKSTLIKLLTGVITRTSGEILWCGEPVQLANPNEAISRGINAVHQEVVLCPHLSVAANMFLGDEMNRRGLMRKRAMTDAAQGVLDDLGFNLPAGAVLGSLTIGQQQLVATARAAMRGTQFLIFDEPTAYLTRQESEQLFRLIRRLQSEGVTIVYISHRLEEVFELADRVSVLRDGTHVGTRAIGETNEAELIALMINRTIEQIYHKEHFPAGETLVETRGLSGPGFADVSLTVKAGEIVGLYGLIGAGRSEFALGLYGRHRLSAGEVFWQGSKVDIDSERKAMELGIALAPESRRDQGLCLNLPIGLNINLPVFRKLTRGLTINRAEEAANADRQIRDLKIKTPSRRVLASAMSGGNQQKIVIGKWLSHGAKLFIFDEPTVGVDVGTKAEIYRLFARLLEKGAGIILISSYLPEVYELSDRLHVFRQGRIVGSHGYRTASHEEVLAQAIGA is encoded by the coding sequence ATGATTGGACTTCAAGAGGTCGGCCATCGACACGCGCTCACAACCCCCGCCGGCCACCCCGTTCCCAAGGGTGAGCCAATCCTCGAATTGCACAGCCTGCGCAAGAACTACGGCGCCGTCGAAGCGCTGAAGCCGGCAACCATGACATTCCTCTCCGGCGAGGTGCACGCTATCGTCGGCGAAAACGGCGCCGGCAAGTCGACGCTGATCAAACTGCTGACAGGCGTGATAACCCGAACCTCGGGCGAAATCCTCTGGTGTGGCGAACCGGTCCAACTCGCGAACCCCAACGAGGCGATTTCGCGTGGCATCAACGCCGTCCACCAGGAAGTCGTGCTCTGCCCCCACCTGAGCGTCGCGGCCAACATGTTCCTCGGTGACGAGATGAACAGGCGCGGCCTGATGCGCAAGCGCGCAATGACCGACGCGGCCCAAGGGGTGCTCGATGATCTCGGTTTCAACCTGCCCGCAGGCGCTGTCCTGGGCAGCCTGACGATCGGCCAGCAGCAACTGGTCGCGACAGCGCGGGCAGCGATGCGCGGCACTCAGTTCCTGATCTTCGACGAGCCGACGGCCTATCTTACGCGCCAGGAATCCGAGCAGCTGTTCCGCCTCATTCGCCGGTTGCAGAGCGAAGGTGTCACGATCGTCTATATCAGCCACCGCCTGGAGGAGGTGTTCGAGCTTGCCGACCGGGTCTCCGTCCTGCGCGACGGCACCCATGTCGGCACCCGGGCGATCGGCGAGACGAACGAGGCCGAGCTGATCGCGCTGATGATCAATCGCACGATTGAACAGATTTATCACAAGGAACATTTTCCCGCCGGCGAGACGCTCGTTGAAACGCGCGGGCTCTCCGGTCCGGGCTTTGCCGACGTGTCTCTGACGGTAAAGGCCGGCGAGATCGTCGGCCTCTACGGCCTGATCGGTGCCGGCCGCAGCGAATTTGCACTCGGCCTCTATGGCCGCCACCGGCTGAGTGCCGGAGAGGTCTTCTGGCAGGGAAGCAAGGTTGACATCGACAGCGAGCGAAAGGCGATGGAGCTCGGGATTGCGCTCGCGCCGGAGAGCCGCCGTGACCAGGGGCTCTGCCTCAACCTGCCGATCGGCCTCAACATCAACCTGCCGGTTTTCCGCAAGCTGACGCGCGGACTGACGATCAACCGCGCCGAGGAGGCCGCGAACGCCGACCGCCAGATCAGGGATCTGAAGATCAAGACGCCGTCGCGCCGGGTTCTGGCATCGGCCATGTCCGGCGGCAACCAACAGAAGATCGTCATCGGAAAGTGGCTGAGCCACGGGGCGAAGCTGTTCATCTTCGACGAACCGACCGTCGGCGTCGATGTCGGCACCAAGGCCGAAATCTATCGGCTTTTCGCGCGGCTCCTGGAGAAAGGTGCGGGCATTATCCTGATCTCGTCCTACCTGCCGGAGGTCTACGAACTGTCGGACCGGCTGCATGTCTTCCGGCAGGGGCGGATTGTGGGAAGCCACGGCTACCGCACGGCCAGCCACGAAGAAGTGCTGGCGCAGGCGATCGGCGCGTGA
- a CDS encoding ABC transporter permease: MSVETVETSAGPTPRKGISILFGLTLVGLLLFLWLLLGFATNSFWTPNNISNLLRQGAMTAILAVGQTFVIITAGIDLSVGAVVGFTSVIVAWLLAAGVPLWLALLATLAIGVLIGAFHAFGIVRMGLPAFIITLATLTSLRGIGLLITNGSTISITNEAFTNFSRADFLGVPSLFWMVIVVAVPAYIFLHLSRFGRYLFAVGSNSEAARLSGVNVNRTTYLAYILSSTCAAFVGLLLASRIGIGNATQAEGWELQAIASSVIGGTSLFGAVGSVHGPLLGAFILATINNGANLLNVNSFWQRIITGLLIIVIVYFDQLRRRGER; this comes from the coding sequence ATGAGTGTGGAAACGGTTGAAACCAGCGCAGGGCCGACGCCGAGGAAGGGAATCAGCATCCTGTTCGGCCTGACGCTGGTCGGGCTGCTGCTCTTCCTCTGGCTGCTCCTTGGCTTCGCGACCAACAGCTTCTGGACGCCGAACAATATCAGCAACCTCCTGCGCCAGGGCGCAATGACGGCGATCCTCGCCGTCGGCCAGACCTTCGTGATCATCACAGCCGGCATCGACCTTTCGGTCGGGGCGGTCGTCGGCTTCACCAGCGTCATCGTCGCATGGCTGCTGGCCGCCGGCGTTCCCCTGTGGCTTGCCCTCCTCGCCACCTTGGCGATCGGCGTCCTGATCGGCGCCTTCCACGCCTTCGGCATCGTCCGCATGGGTCTGCCGGCCTTCATCATCACGCTGGCAACGCTGACCTCTCTGCGGGGCATCGGGCTGCTCATCACCAACGGCTCGACGATATCGATCACCAACGAGGCCTTCACCAATTTCTCGCGGGCCGATTTCCTCGGTGTGCCGAGCCTGTTCTGGATGGTGATCGTTGTCGCCGTGCCGGCCTATATCTTCCTGCATTTGAGCCGTTTCGGCCGTTATCTCTTTGCCGTCGGCTCGAACAGCGAGGCGGCCCGCCTTTCCGGCGTCAACGTCAACCGCACGACCTATCTCGCCTATATCCTGTCATCAACCTGCGCCGCCTTTGTCGGCCTGCTGCTTGCCTCGCGCATCGGCATCGGCAACGCCACGCAGGCGGAGGGCTGGGAACTGCAGGCGATCGCCTCATCGGTGATCGGCGGCACAAGCCTGTTCGGCGCCGTCGGTTCAGTCCACGGCCCACTGCTCGGCGCTTTCATTCTTGCGACGATCAACAACGGCGCCAATCTGTTGAACGTCAATTCCTTCTGGCAGCGCATCATCACCGGGCTGCTGATCATCGTCATCGTCTACTTCGACCAGCTCCGCCGGCGGGGCGAGCGATGA
- a CDS encoding zinc-binding alcohol dehydrogenase family protein → MKAVLCPEPGRLEIVDRSRPAAPAAGWVRLAVSHVGICGTDYHIFEGKHPFLQYPRVMGHEISAKVIEAGPETSLAPGTLVVVNPYLSCGSCVACRSGKPNCCTAIRVLGVHTDGAFCEEIVMPEGNLYPAHDLAPEAAATVEFLAIGAHAVRRSKAAPPARSLVIGAGPIGLGTAIFSRIAGHDVTLLDTSVERLAFAADRLGFSQRIVADGDTERAVARATDGDGFDVVFDATGNTTSMERSFAHVAHGGTLVFVSVVKDEIRFSDPEFHKREMTLVASRNATRVDFDHVVASIRDGLVPVDTLITHRTTLAEAVNDLPRWAQDKAGLVKAVIKVDTA, encoded by the coding sequence ATGAAGGCCGTCCTCTGTCCGGAGCCGGGCCGCCTCGAGATCGTCGACCGCAGTCGGCCCGCGGCGCCGGCCGCCGGCTGGGTGCGCCTCGCCGTCAGCCATGTCGGGATTTGCGGTACCGACTACCACATCTTCGAAGGCAAGCATCCCTTCCTGCAATATCCCCGCGTGATGGGGCACGAAATCTCGGCAAAGGTGATCGAAGCCGGACCTGAAACGTCGCTCGCGCCCGGAACGCTGGTGGTGGTCAATCCCTATCTCTCCTGCGGAAGCTGTGTGGCCTGCAGAAGCGGAAAGCCGAATTGCTGTACGGCGATCCGTGTACTCGGCGTGCACACCGACGGTGCCTTCTGCGAGGAGATCGTCATGCCGGAAGGAAATCTCTATCCGGCTCATGATCTGGCGCCGGAAGCCGCCGCTACGGTCGAGTTCCTGGCAATCGGCGCCCATGCCGTGCGCCGGTCGAAGGCAGCGCCCCCTGCCCGTTCGCTGGTCATCGGCGCTGGCCCGATCGGCCTCGGGACGGCGATCTTCTCGCGCATCGCCGGACACGACGTGACGCTTCTCGACACGAGCGTGGAACGGCTGGCCTTCGCCGCCGACAGGCTCGGCTTCTCGCAGCGCATCGTTGCCGACGGCGACACGGAACGTGCGGTCGCGCGGGCGACGGATGGCGATGGCTTTGATGTCGTCTTCGATGCGACAGGCAACACGACGTCGATGGAACGGTCGTTCGCCCACGTCGCCCATGGCGGAACGCTGGTCTTCGTCAGCGTGGTCAAGGACGAGATCCGCTTCTCCGATCCGGAATTCCATAAGCGCGAGATGACCTTGGTCGCCAGCCGCAATGCCACACGAGTGGATTTCGATCATGTCGTCGCGTCGATCCGTGACGGGCTGGTGCCGGTCGACACGCTGATCACCCATCGCACGACACTCGCTGAGGCGGTGAACGATCTGCCGCGCTGGGCGCAAGACAAGGCCGGCCTGGTCAAGGCCGTCATCAAGGTGGATACCGCATGA
- a CDS encoding amidohydrolase family protein, with translation MTLIDAHQHYWTLGLGHNDWPEPDLAPIYRDFGPEDLKPNLAAAGISRTVLVQAAPNVTETEFLLSVAEQEESVAAVVGWVNILAADAASEIRRLKANPKFKAIRPMLQSILETAWILQPQAIATLQALPGLDMRFDALIQPRHLPVIAALAAEVPELAIVVDHGAKPFIAAGKMEPWQSDMAALARRPNVYVKLSGLVTEAGGGWSVERLKPYAAHLLDVFGADRVMFGSDWPVVLLDADYGAWFAAAQELTAHLTSSEREDVFSRTAARFYGISG, from the coding sequence ATGACCTTGATCGATGCGCACCAGCATTATTGGACGCTCGGCCTTGGCCATAACGACTGGCCTGAGCCGGATCTCGCGCCGATCTATCGCGATTTCGGGCCGGAGGACCTCAAGCCTAACCTGGCCGCCGCAGGAATTTCGCGGACCGTTCTCGTCCAGGCTGCACCGAACGTGACGGAGACCGAGTTCCTGCTTTCCGTCGCCGAACAAGAGGAGAGTGTGGCGGCCGTAGTCGGTTGGGTCAATATTCTGGCCGCCGATGCCGCTTCAGAAATCAGGCGCCTAAAGGCTAACCCGAAGTTCAAGGCCATCCGCCCGATGCTGCAATCCATTTTGGAGACCGCCTGGATCCTGCAGCCGCAGGCAATCGCCACGCTGCAGGCGCTGCCGGGACTGGATATGCGGTTTGACGCTCTGATCCAGCCGCGGCATTTGCCGGTCATTGCGGCCCTTGCCGCTGAGGTGCCCGAGCTTGCGATCGTCGTCGACCATGGCGCCAAACCCTTTATCGCCGCCGGAAAGATGGAGCCGTGGCAGTCGGACATGGCGGCGCTGGCCCGTCGCCCCAACGTCTACGTCAAGCTCTCGGGGCTGGTGACCGAGGCTGGCGGCGGCTGGTCGGTCGAGAGGCTCAAACCCTACGCCGCGCATCTACTCGATGTCTTTGGAGCGGATCGCGTGATGTTCGGCAGCGACTGGCCGGTGGTGCTGCTCGACGCCGACTATGGCGCATGGTTTGCCGCGGCTCAGGAGCTGACGGCGCACCTCACGTCCTCAGAGCGGGAGGATGTCTTTTCACGCACGGCGGCTCGCTTTTACGGAATTTCCGGCTAA